A part of Melittangium boletus DSM 14713 genomic DNA contains:
- a CDS encoding transglycosylase domain-containing protein, with amino-acid sequence MKTVLWLVLFLIGLAGIVLPAAYFHASSKLPQLETEFDLEKQLRHTIEGERMSLRAGTFDRSRSIRFARPDFSRLPKDLVALYISQLGCPTYFQTPREDGPRWAWRLMSRVWFGSEPGGDGRCERWLATQLAGMLGIEGQLPLAVASHRLHGFLQKDQLIAYNMATLYFERGIVGVEDAAFKIFGRELDTLQLPELAELALTLPPYEFYDDALECRNEARIRENRDVVLTELASYKLVTDERARNAMAQPISCHKD; translated from the coding sequence GTGAAGACCGTGCTCTGGTTGGTGTTGTTCCTCATCGGGCTGGCGGGCATCGTGCTGCCGGCCGCCTACTTCCATGCCTCCAGCAAGCTGCCCCAGCTCGAGACGGAGTTCGACCTGGAGAAGCAGCTGCGCCACACCATCGAGGGGGAGCGGATGAGTCTGCGCGCGGGCACCTTCGACCGCTCGCGCTCCATCCGCTTCGCCCGGCCGGACTTCTCACGCCTGCCGAAGGACCTGGTGGCCTTGTACATCTCCCAGCTCGGGTGCCCCACCTACTTCCAGACGCCCCGGGAAGATGGTCCCCGGTGGGCCTGGCGCCTGATGTCCCGCGTCTGGTTCGGCTCCGAGCCCGGAGGGGATGGCCGGTGTGAGCGGTGGCTCGCCACGCAGCTCGCGGGGATGTTGGGCATCGAGGGGCAATTGCCGCTGGCGGTGGCCTCCCACCGGCTGCACGGCTTCCTCCAGAAGGATCAGCTCATCGCCTACAACATGGCCACCCTCTACTTCGAGCGGGGCATCGTCGGCGTGGAGGACGCGGCGTTCAAGATCTTCGGGCGCGAGCTGGACACGCTCCAGTTGCCGGAGCTCGCCGAGCTGGCGCTCACCCTGCCGCCCTACGAGTTCTACGATGATGCCCTCGAGTGCCGGAACGAGGCGCGCATCCGCGAGAATCGCGACGTGGTGCTGACGGAGCTGGCTTCCTACAAGCTCGTGACGGACGAGCGGGCGCGCAACGCCATGGCCCAGCCCATCAGCTGCCACAAGGACTGA